The following coding sequences lie in one Populus trichocarpa isolate Nisqually-1 chromosome 14, P.trichocarpa_v4.1, whole genome shotgun sequence genomic window:
- the LOC7457953 gene encoding wee1-like protein kinase produces MKRKTLTKRSYTKKNRRSSSTTAKMKKGTLITHSQQVQHHQIQSSSATSAAAASSSRFQNVLDSDLIDPQLLAEDVDEKDFILSQDFFCTPDYITPDNQNLLYSFDCNKENIPCPKSPEKVNTVISKKLRQVHPLSPTLSDQQPIVDIGKDNISEEEMLIEKPSTLETKKPQNYVSQSAVFLRCRVMPPPCIKNPYLTDASEVGIDPFGNQRSKCAGFFAAFAGGDGLSRYHTDFHEIQQIGTGNFSCVFKVLKRIDGCLYAVKHSTRQLHQDAERRKALMEVQALAALGYHENIVGYYSSWFENEQLYIQMELCDGSLSINRSSESITEGEALQVLLQIAKALKFIHERGIAHLDVKPDNIYFKNGVYKLGDFGCATLLDQSLPVEEGDARYMPQEILNENYNYLDKVDIFSLGAAIYELIRGSTLPQSGSHLFNLREGKLPLLPGHSLQLQNLLKAMVCPDPIRRPSAKELIENPMFGKFKEI; encoded by the exons atgAAGAGGAAAACCCTTACAAAGAGAAGCTATACGAAGAAAAACAGGAGGTCGAGCAGCACCACCGCCAAAATGAAGAAGGGCACATTAATAACCCACTCGCAACAGGTTCAGCACCACCAAATCCAATCATCTTCTGCCACCTCAGCAGCAGCAGCGTCATCATCTCGCTTCCAGAACGTTCTGGACTCCGACCTCATCGATCCTCAGCTGCTTGCTGAGGATGTTGATGAAAAAGATTTCATCCTCAGTCAAGATTTCTTTTg CACTCCAGATTATATCACACCAGACAATCAGAACTTGCTCTATAGTTTTGATTGCAACAAG GAAAACATTCCATGCCCCAAATCACCGGAGAAAGTAAACACTGTCATATCAAAAAAGCTTCGACAGG TTCATCCTCTCAGTCCTACATTGTCTGACCAGCAACCAATCGTGGATATCGGGAAAGATAACATCAGTGAAGAAGAAATGTTAATTGAGAAACCATCAACTCTGGAAACCAAAAAGCCTCAAAATTATGTATCGCAATCTGCTGTTTTTTTACGCTGTCGGGTTATGCCCCCTCCTTGCATCAAGAACCCGTATTTAACAGATGCTTCAGAAGTGGGTATAGATCCATTTGGCAATCAAAGATCAAAATGCGCAG GATTTTTTGCAGCATTTGCCGGCGGTGATGGCCTGTCACGCTATCACACAGATTTTCATGAAATCCAG CAAATTGGAACTGGGAACTTCAGTTGTGTTTTCAAAGTTCTGAAAAGAATCGATGGTTGCTTGTATGCTGTGAAACATAGCACAAGGCAGTTGCATCAAGATGCAGAAAG GAGGAAAGCATTAATGGAGGTTCAAGCTCTAGCAGCTTTAG GATATCATGAGAACATTGTTGGATACTACTCGTCTTGGTTTGAAAATGAGCAACTCTACATTCAGATGGAACTCTGTGATGGCAGCTTATCCATTAATAGATCTTCTGAATCCATAACAGAGGGAGAAGCACTGCAAGTCTTACTTCAG ATTGCGAAGGCATTAAAGTTTATTCATGAGAGAGGAATAGCTCACCTAGATGTGAAACCTGacaatatttatttcaagaatGGAGTTTATAAGCTCGGTGATTTTGGATGTGCAACACTTCTTGACCAGAGTCTACCAGTTGAAGAGGGTGATGCACGCTATATGCCTCAAGAAATCCTgaatgagaattacaattatctTGACAAAGTTGACATCTTTTCCTTGGGAGCAGCTATTTATGAGCTTATTAGGGGGTCAACTTTGCCACAATCAGGATCCCATTTGTTTAACCTCAGGGAGGGCAAACTGCCTCTCCTTCCTGGTCATTCATTGCAACTTCAGAACTTACTAAAG GCCATGGTTTGTCCTGATCCGATTCGGCGGCCTTCTGCTAAGGAATTAATCGAAAATCCAATGTTTGGTAAGTTCAAAGAAATCTAA